A window of the Nocardia sp. NBC_01329 genome harbors these coding sequences:
- the aztC gene encoding zinc ABC transporter substrate-binding protein AztC — translation MNTARRICAALLVAIAPLAGCGVTDSGGGGIVVTTDILGDITRAVVGDAAPVTVLMPPNSDPHSFALSAQEAAVLGDADLIVENGLGLEEGLARHVQTAADSGVATLPVGADIDPLPYRAGDAAGQPDPHFWTDPQRVHRAVEVIRDRVIGTVPGIDPDTVRANADRYLTELDRLQQWMSDEFAAIAPERRKLVTNHHVFGYLAARFDFEVVGAVIPGGTTLASPSAADLADLAAAVRTTGVPAIFVDSDRPDRLTRALTEQAGVQVRIVGLHSEALTAPGAGAATYLEMMRANTTAMVEGLAAA, via the coding sequence ATGAACACCGCACGCCGAATCTGCGCGGCACTGCTCGTCGCGATCGCGCCCCTCGCCGGTTGCGGGGTCACCGACTCCGGCGGCGGCGGAATCGTGGTCACGACCGACATTCTCGGCGATATCACTCGGGCGGTGGTCGGCGACGCAGCGCCGGTGACAGTGCTGATGCCGCCGAATTCCGACCCGCACTCCTTCGCGCTCTCGGCGCAGGAGGCCGCCGTACTCGGTGATGCCGACCTCATCGTCGAGAACGGCCTCGGTCTCGAGGAAGGCCTGGCACGCCATGTGCAGACCGCCGCGGACAGCGGGGTCGCGACACTGCCGGTGGGTGCCGATATCGATCCACTCCCCTATCGGGCCGGCGACGCCGCCGGACAACCCGATCCGCATTTCTGGACCGACCCGCAGCGGGTGCACCGCGCGGTGGAGGTGATCCGCGACCGGGTGATCGGCACGGTGCCCGGGATCGACCCCGATACCGTACGCGCCAACGCCGACCGCTACCTCACCGAACTCGATCGGCTGCAACAGTGGATGTCCGACGAATTCGCCGCTATCGCACCCGAGCGCCGCAAACTGGTCACCAATCATCACGTCTTCGGTTATCTCGCTGCCCGTTTCGACTTCGAGGTGGTGGGCGCCGTCATTCCCGGCGGCACGACGCTGGCTTCGCCCAGCGCCGCCGATCTCGCCGACCTGGCCGCCGCCGTCCGTACGACCGGGGTGCCGGCGATCTTCGTCGACTCCGACCGTCCGGACCGGCTGACCCGGGCCCTCACCGAACAGGCGGGCGTCCAGGTGCGCATCGTCGGCCTGCATTCGGAGGCACTGACCGCGCCCGGCGCGGGCGCGGCCACCTACCTGGAAATGATGCGCGCCAACACCACCGCGATGGTCGAGGGTCTGGCCGCCGCGTAA
- a CDS encoding pentapeptide repeat-containing protein, giving the protein MPRELTDLPFANLLEPAGEIDIEGEYDCLLFDNTVLSDPDARHTVFDQCAFRSAHLDGGSARGARFSEVWLHGVRITGTDLADAVWMDTEVVEGAWSGVEASGAELRRVEFHNCKLDSVNFRGANLTKVRFVDCVLRHVDFGGAKLNEVDFPGSEISALVVRDARLTKVDFRGAAALRVDEGVDALRGAIVTPGQLLDLAPAFAASVGLLVQPE; this is encoded by the coding sequence ATGCCGCGGGAACTGACCGATCTGCCGTTCGCGAATCTGCTGGAGCCGGCGGGCGAGATAGATATCGAAGGTGAGTACGACTGCCTGCTGTTCGACAACACGGTCCTGTCCGATCCCGACGCTCGCCACACCGTATTCGACCAGTGCGCCTTCCGGTCCGCACATCTGGACGGGGGTTCGGCACGTGGCGCGCGATTCAGCGAGGTCTGGTTGCACGGGGTCCGTATCACCGGAACCGATCTGGCGGACGCGGTCTGGATGGACACCGAGGTGGTCGAGGGCGCATGGTCCGGGGTCGAAGCGAGCGGCGCCGAGTTGCGCCGAGTGGAGTTCCACAACTGCAAACTCGATTCGGTCAACTTCCGGGGCGCGAACCTGACGAAGGTCCGGTTCGTCGACTGCGTGCTCCGGCACGTCGATTTCGGGGGTGCGAAACTGAACGAGGTCGATTTCCCCGGTTCGGAGATATCGGCACTCGTGGTCCGGGATGCGCGGCTGACGAAGGTGGATTTCCGTGGGGCGGCGGCACTCCGGGTCGACGAGGGAGTCGACGCTCTACGCGGCGCGATCGTGACTCCGGGCCAATTGCTCGATCTCGCACCGGCATTCGCGGCATCCGTGGGTCTGCTCGTCCAGCCCGAATAA
- the aztD gene encoding zinc metallochaperone AztD, with amino-acid sequence MRIRTGPKRAVALSGLLTAVVALSGCGNDTEDKAAIAEPLAVTYDGGIHLLDGNTLVLGGGIELAGFNRVNPAGDDQHIIVSTSDRFRVLDAVGGQFTDIEFPAPKPGHVVRHAGRTVLFSDGAGTVTSFDPADLAEGAPPTSEYRAAAPHHGVAVELASGELAVTLGTAEERVGLAILDADRKEVTRSEQCPGVHGEATAAGDTLVVGCQNGALVYRDGKLTKVASPTPYGRIGNQAGSDVSPVVLGDYKKDEEAELERPEQISLIDTESGTLRLVDIGTSYTFRSLARGPQGEALVLGTDGALRVIDPVTGKITRTIDVLDPWQEPIEWQQPRPALFVRGGIAYVSDTSTKQIHRIDLASGAVTASVTLDETPNEISGVTS; translated from the coding sequence ATGCGTATTCGGACCGGCCCGAAACGGGCCGTGGCCCTGTCGGGGCTGCTCACCGCGGTAGTCGCGCTGAGCGGCTGCGGAAACGACACCGAGGACAAGGCGGCGATCGCCGAACCACTGGCCGTGACCTACGACGGCGGTATCCACCTCTTGGACGGCAACACCCTGGTCCTCGGCGGCGGGATCGAACTCGCGGGATTCAACCGGGTCAACCCGGCCGGCGACGATCAGCACATCATCGTGTCGACCTCGGACAGGTTCCGGGTATTGGACGCCGTCGGCGGGCAGTTCACCGATATCGAGTTCCCGGCACCCAAACCGGGGCATGTCGTGCGGCATGCCGGACGTACGGTCCTGTTCTCCGACGGGGCCGGTACGGTGACCTCGTTCGATCCCGCCGATCTCGCCGAAGGCGCCCCGCCGACGTCCGAGTACCGCGCTGCGGCACCGCATCACGGAGTGGCGGTGGAATTGGCGAGCGGCGAACTGGCCGTCACACTCGGCACCGCGGAGGAGCGGGTCGGGCTGGCGATTCTCGACGCCGATCGGAAAGAAGTCACCCGTAGCGAGCAGTGCCCCGGGGTGCACGGTGAGGCCACCGCGGCCGGGGACACGCTGGTCGTGGGCTGCCAGAACGGGGCGCTGGTCTACCGCGACGGCAAACTCACCAAAGTCGCCAGTCCCACCCCGTACGGCCGGATCGGCAATCAGGCCGGCAGTGACGTCTCGCCGGTCGTACTCGGTGACTACAAGAAGGACGAGGAGGCGGAACTGGAACGTCCCGAACAGATCTCGCTGATCGACACCGAATCCGGCACGCTGCGCCTGGTCGATATCGGCACCAGCTACACCTTCCGTTCATTGGCCCGCGGCCCGCAGGGTGAGGCCCTCGTCCTCGGCACCGACGGCGCCCTGCGCGTCATCGACCCGGTGACAGGCAAGATCACGCGGACGATCGATGTCCTCGATCCGTGGCAGGAACCGATCGAATGGCAGCAGCCCCGTCCGGCGCTGTTCGTCCGCGGCGGAATCGCCTATGTCAGCGATACGTCGACCAAGCAGATCCACCGTATCGATCTGGCCTCCGGTGCGGTGACCGCGTCGGTGACCCTGGACGAGACTCCGAACGAGATCAGCGGCGTCACCTCCTGA
- a CDS encoding LysR family transcriptional regulator, translating into MDLIRHLGYFVAIADEGHFGRAATVLDMTQPPLSQGLRRLESRLGVELVHRTRQGAVLTAAGRQLLPRARLLVDDAQRLLAEAQRIARTRGTVHWGATSALPDRIVTACVTGLRTGNTSGEAVSTDMGTTVDLVTAVRSGLCDLAVIEHPALVDGVEARSVVKLPRWIVVPAGHRSAATERPAFPMLADLTYAAYPRAANPPASDTVRDLLRERGLDVQAVTVHDDRAVLAAVAAGTSFGLTTTAPSDIPGVAWLRMAPQAVALRCRVIHRAGAEEQADALDRVLYRERLR; encoded by the coding sequence ATGGACCTGATCCGCCACCTCGGCTATTTTGTCGCCATCGCCGATGAAGGTCATTTCGGACGGGCCGCCACGGTACTGGATATGACACAACCCCCGCTGTCCCAGGGGTTGCGGCGGTTGGAGAGCCGACTGGGCGTCGAGCTGGTCCATCGCACCCGGCAGGGGGCGGTGCTCACCGCGGCGGGCCGGCAACTGCTGCCCCGGGCCCGGCTCCTGGTCGACGACGCGCAACGTCTGCTCGCCGAGGCGCAGCGGATCGCCCGCACCCGCGGCACAGTGCACTGGGGCGCCACCTCCGCCCTGCCCGATCGGATCGTCACCGCCTGTGTGACCGGGCTGCGCACCGGGAACACCTCCGGCGAAGCGGTGTCCACCGATATGGGTACGACGGTGGACCTGGTGACGGCCGTCCGGTCCGGCCTGTGCGATCTGGCGGTGATCGAGCATCCGGCGCTGGTCGATGGCGTGGAGGCCAGATCCGTCGTGAAACTCCCGCGCTGGATCGTCGTACCGGCCGGCCACCGCAGCGCCGCCACCGAGCGCCCGGCATTCCCGATGCTGGCCGACCTCACCTACGCCGCCTATCCGCGTGCCGCCAACCCCCCCGCCTCCGATACGGTCCGGGACCTACTGCGCGAACGCGGTCTCGACGTTCAGGCGGTCACCGTGCACGACGACCGCGCCGTACTCGCGGCGGTCGCCGCCGGGACCAGCTTCGGGCTCACCACCACCGCGCCGTCCGATATTCCGGGTGTCGCCTGGTTACGGATGGCCCCGCAGGCGGTGGCGCTGCGGTGCCGGGTGATCCACCGGGCCGGCGCCGAGGAGCAGGCCGACGCGCTGGACCGCGTTCTCTACCGGGAACGCCTCCGGTGA
- a CDS encoding phosphotransferase family protein, whose product MSADPVAGLTDYLSRAFGDPVTISDVQFLSAGARRRNIAFTATAVDTPRRLVATIVPPTVELMPVDGEAGVRELARAHGVPVPAVVAVCTDTSYVGEPFVISEHIDGETVPRRVLRTLAASGNAAETARQWGSAMARLHGIDPAAAPETVPAAGSDPAAEHLARVAAGARALLADRPVFALALRWLEKRLPGPPPAPALVHTDMRNGNLIIGADGLRAVLDWEGTQRFGDPMRDVAWPALRMWRFREDAREFGGFADRETFVGGYEEAGGNFDLDRYRWWKVMGTLYWGVGLAQQAAAHLDGTVHDIVMAASGRRVSEIEWDLLMQIRPRVKA is encoded by the coding sequence ATGAGTGCCGATCCGGTCGCGGGCCTGACCGACTATCTGAGCCGCGCGTTCGGCGATCCGGTCACGATCAGCGATGTCCAGTTCCTCTCCGCCGGCGCCCGGCGGCGCAATATCGCATTCACTGCCACCGCGGTGGATACGCCCCGCCGTCTGGTGGCGACCATCGTGCCGCCCACCGTGGAACTGATGCCGGTCGACGGCGAGGCCGGGGTCCGCGAACTGGCCCGGGCGCACGGGGTCCCGGTCCCGGCCGTGGTCGCGGTCTGCACCGATACCTCCTACGTCGGTGAACCATTCGTGATCTCCGAGCACATCGACGGTGAAACGGTCCCGCGCAGGGTGTTACGCACCCTCGCCGCGTCCGGCAACGCGGCGGAGACCGCGCGCCAGTGGGGTTCGGCCATGGCCCGATTGCACGGTATCGACCCGGCCGCCGCCCCGGAAACGGTTCCGGCTGCCGGTTCCGACCCGGCCGCCGAACATCTGGCCCGGGTGGCGGCCGGTGCCCGCGCGCTGCTCGCCGACCGGCCCGTGTTCGCCCTGGCGTTGCGCTGGCTGGAGAAACGGCTGCCCGGCCCACCACCCGCGCCCGCGCTGGTGCACACCGATATGCGCAACGGTAACTTGATCATCGGCGCCGACGGGTTGCGCGCGGTACTGGATTGGGAGGGGACCCAGCGGTTCGGTGATCCCATGCGTGATGTCGCCTGGCCGGCGCTGCGTATGTGGCGCTTCCGTGAGGATGCCCGTGAATTCGGCGGTTTCGCCGACCGCGAGACCTTCGTCGGCGGCTATGAGGAGGCGGGCGGGAACTTCGATCTGGACCGCTACCGCTGGTGGAAGGTCATGGGCACGCTGTACTGGGGGGTGGGGCTGGCCCAGCAGGCGGCCGCTCATCTCGACGGCACCGTCCATGACATCGTCATGGCCGCCAGTGGGCGCCGCGTATCGGAAATCGAATGGGATCTGCTCATGCAGATCCGGCCCCGCGTGAAAGCATAG
- the aztB gene encoding zinc ABC transporter permease AztB produces the protein MDWLIAPFEVTFVQRALWGGLLVSCLCALAGTWVVVRGMAFLGEAMAHGMLPGIAVAALLGGNLLLGAVVSASAMAAGVSVLSRNRRLSTDTGIGLLFVGMLAIGVILISRSQSFAVDLTGFLFGDVLATRPGDLLFLLSAVGIALVITVLGHRAFLALAFDPRTAQTLGLRPRRAQIALLALLTLAIAASFHVVGTLLVFGLLVAPPAAATYCTHRIPRIMLLAAGFGGLATVAGLLISWHARTAAGATIAATAVAIFFTVATGARLRAALRGRSRGGPGTGPDSPRPRTGKYRAGRTAGVVTTALLLVPVAACGSAMSETTTESVPHGYIEGAEESAGARAQLVIAERSSGGVRILDLVTEEVLTQDPVPGVAHIADDGRYAYLAATESTTIIDSGSWVVDHGDHVHYYRAQPRRLGTLPGSVRTAHSDTVLAAPVLGDGSTALTDRAALDEGTLTPGPVLGGAALPYGGHLLVADAGTGSIQVRDRENALIQTLEPPCARPGGQTLTRRGAVFSCADGALVVRERDHRFSAEKMPYPAGTTGSTARFFHRRGSDVLVAVRDSRVLVLDLGHRSWRSIETGPVTAATTAGAGTDVLTLDPAGVLHSYDPETGAETAQRPVLSGPVDPARPPVLLVDAERAYVNDPAGRRVHEIDYADGLRIARTFDLEITPDLMVETGR, from the coding sequence ATGGATTGGCTGATCGCCCCGTTCGAAGTCACCTTCGTACAACGAGCCCTATGGGGCGGGCTGCTGGTCTCCTGCCTGTGTGCGCTCGCCGGAACCTGGGTCGTGGTGCGCGGTATGGCCTTTCTCGGTGAAGCCATGGCGCACGGCATGCTGCCGGGGATCGCGGTCGCGGCCCTACTCGGCGGCAACCTCCTGCTGGGCGCGGTGGTGAGCGCCTCCGCCATGGCGGCCGGGGTCTCGGTCCTGAGCCGGAACCGGCGACTGTCCACCGATACCGGCATCGGACTGCTGTTCGTGGGCATGCTCGCGATCGGGGTCATCCTGATCTCGCGCTCACAGTCTTTCGCGGTAGACCTCACCGGATTCCTCTTCGGTGATGTGCTCGCGACGCGACCGGGCGATCTCCTCTTCCTGCTGAGCGCAGTCGGTATCGCCCTGGTGATCACAGTGCTGGGTCACCGGGCCTTCCTCGCCCTCGCCTTCGATCCGCGCACCGCGCAGACGCTCGGATTGCGGCCGCGCCGAGCGCAGATCGCGCTGCTCGCCCTCTTGACGCTCGCCATCGCCGCGTCGTTCCATGTCGTGGGGACCCTGCTGGTGTTCGGATTACTGGTCGCGCCGCCCGCGGCCGCTACCTACTGCACGCACCGGATTCCACGGATCATGCTGCTGGCAGCGGGTTTCGGTGGTCTGGCCACCGTCGCGGGCCTGCTCATCTCCTGGCACGCCCGCACCGCGGCAGGGGCAACCATCGCCGCGACAGCGGTGGCCATCTTCTTCACCGTCGCGACCGGCGCTCGCCTGCGCGCGGCGCTACGCGGTAGGTCACGCGGTGGACCCGGCACCGGTCCGGATTCCCCGCGCCCGCGTACCGGGAAGTACCGGGCCGGACGGACGGCCGGGGTGGTCACCACAGCGTTGCTGCTCGTGCCGGTCGCCGCGTGCGGCAGCGCCATGAGCGAGACGACAACGGAATCGGTGCCCCACGGATATATCGAGGGTGCCGAGGAGAGCGCCGGCGCCCGAGCACAACTGGTGATCGCCGAGCGGTCCTCGGGCGGCGTGCGCATCCTGGACCTGGTGACCGAGGAGGTCCTCACGCAGGACCCGGTCCCGGGCGTCGCTCATATCGCGGACGACGGCCGGTACGCGTATCTCGCGGCCACCGAATCGACCACGATCATCGACAGCGGCAGCTGGGTCGTCGACCACGGCGACCACGTGCACTACTACCGGGCCCAGCCACGCCGCCTCGGCACACTACCGGGGTCCGTTCGAACCGCGCACAGCGATACCGTGCTCGCCGCACCGGTTCTCGGCGACGGTTCCACCGCCCTCACCGACCGGGCGGCGCTCGACGAGGGCACCCTCACACCGGGTCCGGTCCTCGGCGGAGCCGCGCTCCCCTACGGCGGACATCTGCTCGTAGCCGATGCCGGCACCGGGTCGATCCAGGTCCGGGACCGGGAGAACGCACTGATCCAGACCCTCGAACCACCGTGCGCGCGCCCGGGCGGGCAGACGCTGACCCGCCGCGGTGCCGTGTTCTCCTGCGCGGACGGCGCACTGGTGGTGCGGGAGCGCGATCACCGTTTCAGCGCCGAGAAGATGCCCTACCCGGCCGGGACGACCGGCAGCACAGCCCGGTTCTTCCACCGGCGCGGCAGCGATGTCCTGGTGGCGGTCCGGGATTCACGGGTCCTGGTCCTCGATCTCGGGCACCGGAGCTGGCGTTCGATCGAAACCGGGCCGGTCACCGCGGCGACCACCGCGGGCGCCGGGACCGATGTGCTCACCTTGGATCCCGCCGGTGTCCTGCACTCCTACGACCCGGAGACCGGCGCCGAGACCGCGCAGCGCCCGGTGCTGTCCGGGCCGGTCGATCCCGCGAGGCCGCCCGTACTCCTGGTGGATGCCGAGCGTGCCTATGTCAACGACCCGGCCGGCCGACGTGTCCACGAAATCGACTACGCCGACGGGTTGCGCATCGCCCGCACCTTCGACCTCGAGATCACCCCCGACCTGATGGTGGAGACCGGACGATGA
- a CDS encoding DUF6285 domain-containing protein, translated as MQNRPTAAELLESLAELLENTLLPALPPDLRHRARVGANLARILGREVELGPAAVLREQELLAAVPVGDDEALWQALAEVVRADLAIAKPGYDSWEGE; from the coding sequence GTGCAGAACCGCCCGACCGCCGCCGAGCTGCTGGAATCTCTCGCCGAGCTGCTGGAGAACACACTGCTGCCGGCATTGCCGCCCGACCTGCGGCACAGAGCCCGGGTCGGGGCGAACCTGGCCCGCATCCTCGGACGTGAGGTCGAACTGGGACCGGCGGCGGTGCTCCGGGAGCAGGAACTGCTCGCGGCGGTACCGGTCGGCGACGACGAGGCGCTGTGGCAGGCACTCGCCGAGGTGGTCCGCGCCGACCTCGCCATCGCCAAACCGGGTTACGACAGCTGGGAAGGCGAATGA
- the bla gene encoding class A beta-lactamase, whose translation MKPNRSAHRIPSSRRSLALVLTAVALSATACGDRDTGTPADSPSVSTQETTDLSNTLMTLQARYNVLFGIAAVDPRGGRTFEWNGDDRFAMSATFEVYAVAAILRLAERRELDLNDKVLITRQDLVISSPVTSYHAGELMSYYDLCRAALVRNDNTAANLLLRRLGGPGAVTEFARSIGDPQTRLDRWEPELNEALTGDPRDTSTPSALAAGYRKLVLGDGLSTEYRRMLTSWMRSSVTSRERLRKGLPVGWVAADKSGSGAYGTANDAGVVWSPTGTSLVLVIFSRSTTGYPMAAGADAAVADATAAVLGTMSQ comes from the coding sequence GTGAAACCGAACCGATCCGCTCATCGCATCCCGTCGAGTCGGCGATCACTGGCACTCGTCTTGACGGCGGTCGCCCTTTCCGCGACAGCGTGCGGAGACCGCGATACCGGTACGCCGGCCGACTCGCCGTCGGTCAGTACCCAGGAGACCACCGACCTGAGCAACACGCTCATGACTCTGCAGGCCAGGTACAACGTGCTGTTCGGGATCGCGGCCGTCGACCCCCGGGGTGGGCGGACCTTCGAGTGGAACGGCGACGATCGCTTCGCGATGTCGGCCACGTTCGAGGTGTACGCGGTGGCGGCGATCCTTCGGCTCGCCGAACGCCGGGAACTGGATCTCAACGACAAGGTGCTGATCACTCGGCAGGACCTCGTGATCAGCTCACCGGTCACCAGCTACCACGCCGGCGAACTCATGAGTTACTACGACCTGTGCCGGGCGGCGCTGGTACGTAACGACAACACGGCGGCGAATCTGCTGCTGCGCCGGCTCGGGGGCCCGGGAGCAGTAACCGAGTTCGCGCGGTCGATCGGCGATCCGCAGACCCGGCTGGACCGTTGGGAACCGGAACTCAACGAGGCGCTGACCGGCGACCCACGGGATACCAGTACCCCGTCCGCGCTCGCCGCCGGCTATCGGAAGCTCGTCCTCGGCGACGGGCTGAGTACCGAGTACCGGCGGATGCTCACGAGCTGGATGCGGTCGAGTGTGACCTCGCGCGAACGGCTGCGCAAGGGTCTGCCGGTGGGATGGGTGGCGGCGGACAAATCCGGTAGCGGCGCGTACGGCACCGCCAACGACGCCGGGGTGGTGTGGAGCCCCACCGGGACATCGCTGGTGCTCGTGATCTTCAGCCGCTCGACCACCGGCTACCCGATGGCCGCCGGTGCCGACGCCGCGGTCGCCGACGCGACGGCCGCGGTACTGGGCACAATGTCGCAGTGA
- the aztA gene encoding zinc ABC transporter ATP-binding protein AztA, whose amino-acid sequence MHTAGIEITGLSAGYRGNRVLHEVTAAIPGGQVTALMGPNGSGKSTLLAVLGGVVTPLAGSVTGLGESRPALVVQQQAIPATLPITVGETVVMGRWAHRGLWRRITRADRAIVADCLARMDITDLTDRRLDTLSGGQRQRVLLARALAQQSGLLLLDEPGTGLDATARTAISSAIRDVAAAGVTVVHATHDPVEARDADHCLLLRGGRVVEQGEPEAVLAAAA is encoded by the coding sequence ATGCACACCGCGGGAATCGAGATCACCGGCCTATCTGCCGGTTACCGGGGGAATCGGGTATTGCACGAGGTCACCGCGGCGATACCGGGCGGGCAGGTCACCGCACTGATGGGCCCCAACGGCTCCGGGAAATCGACGCTGCTCGCCGTGCTCGGCGGTGTCGTCACGCCCCTGGCCGGATCGGTCACCGGACTCGGCGAGTCCCGGCCGGCGCTGGTCGTCCAGCAGCAGGCGATACCCGCGACATTGCCGATCACCGTCGGTGAAACGGTCGTCATGGGCCGCTGGGCGCACCGTGGCCTGTGGCGCCGCATCACCCGGGCCGATCGGGCGATCGTCGCGGACTGCCTGGCGCGCATGGATATCACCGACCTCACCGATCGCCGCCTCGACACCCTTTCCGGCGGGCAACGCCAGCGTGTGCTGCTCGCCCGCGCACTTGCCCAGCAGTCCGGTCTACTCCTGCTGGACGAACCCGGTACGGGATTGGACGCGACCGCGCGGACGGCCATCAGCTCGGCGATTCGGGATGTCGCCGCCGCCGGGGTCACCGTCGTGCACGCCACCCACGACCCGGTCGAGGCGCGGGACGCCGACCACTGTCTGCTGTTGCGCGGCGGCCGGGTCGTCGAGCAGGGCGAGCCGGAAGCTGTCCTGGCCGCGGCTGCCTGA